The stretch of DNA CAGCGCAGCATGGTCCGCACCTATATCAAGCGCGTCATCAAGGCCATCCACAGCGGTGACCACGCCCAGGCCATGGACGCCTTCAAGGCGGCGCAGCCGGTCCTCGACCGCATCGCCGACAAGGACGTGCTGTCCAAGAAGAAGGCCGCACGCATGAAGAGCCGCCTGAACAAGCGCATCAAGGCACTCGCGGCGTAAGCCGGTCGAGCGCCAGCAGAAAAACCGGCCGCGGCCGGTTTTTTTGTGTCCGCTAGTCCTGTTGGGTGCCTGACGAGGGCTCCCGTCGACAGCGCCGAACGAGGAAGGACCCGGTGATGGACCCCGAACAGCCCCCCGAGCCCCGGGACGAGAAGCGCAGGCCGGCCGATGCCACGCCGG from Halomonas aestuarii encodes:
- the rpsT gene encoding 30S ribosomal protein S20, coding for MANSKQARKRARQAEGRRVLKASQRSMVRTYIKRVIKAIHSGDHAQAMDAFKAAQPVLDRIADKDVLSKKKAARMKSRLNKRIKALAA